A single genomic interval of Aegicerativicinus sediminis harbors:
- a CDS encoding LytR/AlgR family response regulator transcription factor has protein sequence MRCNCIIVDDEPPAISILKSYIENVPQLEIVGTCKNVFEAMSILNEKNVDLMFLDIHMPKLIGTQFLKSLTNPPKVIFTTAHKDFAIEAFDLEAIDYLLKPIPFDRFLKAVNRFCDSVNPEIEASENSPAFLYFRADRKMIKVWVDDILYIESFKDYIVIHRLGNPDLRVKQTLSSVEKMLPQNLFLRIHRSFIVATNKITAYTKNDVEIGKIEIPFGSNYGDIISKLSNDSNAFKNEG, from the coding sequence ATGCGCTGTAATTGTATTATTGTGGATGATGAACCCCCAGCAATTTCAATTTTAAAAAGTTATATTGAAAATGTTCCTCAATTAGAAATTGTTGGTACTTGTAAAAATGTCTTTGAGGCCATGTCTATTTTGAATGAAAAGAATGTCGACCTCATGTTTTTAGATATTCATATGCCAAAACTAATAGGGACTCAATTTTTAAAATCGTTAACAAATCCTCCAAAAGTTATATTTACAACAGCGCATAAGGATTTTGCAATCGAGGCATTCGATCTAGAAGCCATAGATTATTTGTTAAAGCCAATTCCGTTTGATCGATTTTTAAAAGCCGTAAATAGATTTTGCGATTCAGTTAATCCAGAAATTGAGGCTTCAGAAAATTCTCCAGCGTTCCTTTACTTTAGGGCCGATCGAAAAATGATTAAAGTGTGGGTTGATGATATTCTATACATTGAAAGTTTTAAGGATTACATAGTTATTCATAGGTTAGGGAATCCGGATTTACGAGTGAAACAAACTCTTAGTTCAGTGGAGAAAATGCTACCTCAAAACTTGTTTTTGAGAATCCATAGATCTTTTATTGTGGCCACAAACAAAATCACTGCTTACACAAAAAATGATGTAGAAATTGGAAAAATTGAAATTCCTTTTGGGAGTAATTATGGGGATATTATTTCAAAATTGTCAAATGACAGCAATGCCTTTAAAAATGAAGGTTGA
- a CDS encoding sensor histidine kinase has translation MAFKTKRLWVSRLKIVSLHLLFWVIVVLYFAWGFGFNVNPWQSFLGALFYLPGHLIMVYSLLYFLVPKFLLKRQFLKFFIGFIIVVLICALYTIIAQLSVNNNPDFRGVELSVGRNILPFIHVGAIAASIKLLKHWYFQRNLTIEAEQQKTMAELKLLKAQLHPHFLFNTLNNLYSHTLESSPKSPEIVLKLANLLRFMIYESDTPRISLKTEIDLLNNYISLEKLRYGPRLDVSLTITGDLDNFQIAPLLLLPFLENAFKHGTSRQIDQCWINLNLSVEDQLMCFKLVNSIDPNDNIDNANKTGGLGLENVIRRLELIYRNNHQLEIVKLEDVFVVTLDLKLEFLEDKYIGPSISNQNKNVYAL, from the coding sequence ATGGCTTTCAAAACTAAAAGGTTGTGGGTTTCAAGGTTAAAAATAGTAAGTCTTCATTTACTATTCTGGGTAATAGTTGTTCTTTATTTTGCATGGGGATTTGGTTTTAATGTTAATCCCTGGCAATCTTTTTTAGGCGCCCTATTCTATTTACCAGGCCATCTTATAATGGTATATTCACTTCTTTATTTTCTGGTGCCTAAATTTTTATTAAAACGACAGTTTTTAAAGTTTTTTATAGGATTTATTATAGTTGTTTTAATCTGTGCCTTATACACCATAATAGCTCAACTTTCCGTTAATAATAATCCTGATTTCAGAGGAGTCGAACTTTCAGTTGGAAGGAATATTTTGCCATTCATTCATGTTGGTGCTATTGCAGCTTCCATAAAATTATTAAAGCACTGGTATTTTCAACGCAATTTAACCATTGAGGCAGAGCAACAAAAGACAATGGCCGAATTAAAATTATTAAAAGCCCAACTGCATCCTCACTTCTTATTTAATACACTGAACAATTTATATTCACATACATTAGAATCTTCTCCAAAATCACCTGAAATAGTATTGAAACTTGCCAATTTATTACGGTTCATGATTTATGAAAGTGATACACCGAGGATTTCCCTTAAAACTGAAATAGATTTATTAAACAATTATATATCATTAGAAAAGTTACGTTATGGTCCGCGCCTAGATGTTTCTTTAACCATTACAGGAGATCTAGATAATTTTCAAATTGCACCATTGTTGCTTCTTCCCTTTTTAGAAAATGCATTTAAACATGGAACTAGTCGGCAAATAGACCAATGCTGGATTAATTTGAATCTATCAGTCGAAGACCAATTAATGTGTTTTAAATTAGTTAACAGTATAGATCCAAACGATAATATCGACAATGCTAATAAAACAGGTGGATTGGGATTGGAAAATGTAATTCGAAGGCTTGAGTTGATTTATCGCAATAATCATCAACTTGAAATTGTAAAATTGGAAGACGTATTTGTGGTAACACTTGACTTAAAACTTGAGTTTTTGGAGGACAAATATATTGGCCCTTCCATATCAAATCAAAATAAGAATGTATATGCGCTGTAA
- a CDS encoding DUF1553 domain-containing protein, with product MKDNPLNGFCPLQVLNFSLPFFCIIVLFFGCSGSLPENVYQEYEALPETIDYNYHIKPILSDRCYACHGPDVATRKAGLRLDLEEEAFKKLQSGNFAFVRGHGLKSEVIQRLISGDPEKVMPPPDSELEISDREIALIAKWLDQGAEWKEHWAFIPLETITPPSITEDWKQFNPIDNFIQDRLKSTNLNPSPQAEKEYLIKRVTMDLTGLPPTIEEIDRFLNDSSPNAFENVVDRLLQSDACAERLAQEWLDVARYSDSHGVSFDGYRTSWPYRDWLINAFKQNMPYDEFITQQLAGDLIEDPNEETIKATAFLRLNPLEASGGSIDEEFRLEYVNERASMVGTALLGLTVECAKCHDHKFDPIQQKEFYQLSAFFNNTQEYGLAPVDADRPPSLILLDDKQKGEINEYLKTLDKEEQRISDIKNTGSFEFDKELPISSPTDYVAYYPFDKIEFYKKEIKRRPPPDDEDDKKKKEKKKKEKKEPKKKIFQEIQILDGNKKEEANLKITLEEGKYGKSLFFNEEYDVVSLRKVGEFDHMDSFSVSAWISTNQDSIGSTQTIIGNSGNIFQYHRGWDMVLDSTNHLRVRMIHRLPDEFISVTSQEEISPNDWNHVGFTYDGSKSSKGISLFLNGKKLSTVTNYDKLKRSILPINDEMKRDTIPLLVGKSFRLWTGDLGMFSGKIDEIKIYKRQLSQWEMGLLGEANLDAKSADLLKDHWFIYNQQLAADREKLREVRTKLTRVLDSANELMVMKELDKPRKTYVLDKGIYNQPLEEVKPGGISKVLPYNEELPQNRLGLSKWLLDKKNPVVPRVAINRYWQMIFGKGLVKTSEDFGSQGDRPTHPELLDWLAKDFMEHDWDIKYALKQMVMSYTYQQSSKTSNLDREIDPENKLLARSPSYRWSAEMIRDNALKASGLLVEKIGGPSVKPYQPEGLWKEVIQASGVLKKYKQDTGDNLYRRSLYTFSRRFAPNPFMINFDATPREICNVRRSNTNTPLQALTLLNDPQFVEASRVLSEKVQNSYPDDTQKQIELAFRRATCLTPTEDQIEILNEQYQQSVSKFETNPKLADSLLQVGEFPIDENLPKTNTAALTLVVSTIFNYSDTYLKR from the coding sequence ATGAAGGATAATCCCTTAAATGGATTTTGCCCCCTTCAAGTATTGAATTTCTCCCTACCGTTTTTTTGTATTATAGTTTTATTTTTTGGTTGTTCTGGCTCTCTGCCTGAAAACGTTTATCAAGAATATGAGGCCTTACCAGAAACAATAGACTATAATTACCATATTAAACCTATACTATCAGATCGTTGTTACGCCTGTCATGGGCCAGATGTAGCAACACGAAAGGCAGGTTTGAGATTAGATCTTGAAGAAGAGGCATTTAAAAAATTGCAATCAGGAAACTTCGCATTTGTACGAGGGCATGGCCTAAAAAGTGAAGTTATCCAGCGACTTATTAGTGGTGATCCTGAAAAAGTGATGCCGCCACCCGATAGTGAATTGGAAATTTCCGACCGGGAAATAGCATTGATTGCCAAATGGCTAGATCAAGGTGCAGAATGGAAAGAACATTGGGCGTTTATTCCCTTGGAGACAATAACACCTCCTTCTATTACTGAAGACTGGAAACAGTTTAATCCTATTGACAACTTTATTCAGGATAGGTTAAAATCCACTAACCTAAATCCCTCTCCCCAAGCCGAAAAGGAATACCTGATAAAAAGGGTTACCATGGATTTAACAGGACTTCCTCCAACAATTGAAGAAATTGATAGGTTTTTAAATGATTCTTCCCCAAATGCATTTGAAAATGTTGTGGATCGACTGCTTCAAAGCGATGCTTGTGCGGAACGTTTGGCTCAAGAATGGCTAGATGTTGCAAGGTATTCTGACTCCCACGGGGTGTCTTTCGATGGTTATCGTACATCTTGGCCATATAGGGATTGGCTTATTAATGCATTTAAGCAGAACATGCCTTATGATGAATTTATTACCCAACAATTGGCTGGTGATCTAATCGAAGATCCAAATGAGGAAACAATAAAGGCCACGGCATTTCTTCGTCTAAATCCATTGGAAGCTTCTGGAGGTTCTATTGATGAAGAGTTCCGTCTTGAATATGTCAATGAAAGGGCTTCAATGGTCGGAACTGCATTATTAGGTTTAACCGTTGAGTGTGCCAAGTGTCATGATCATAAGTTTGACCCTATCCAACAAAAAGAATTTTATCAATTATCAGCATTTTTTAACAATACTCAGGAATATGGATTGGCACCTGTTGATGCTGATAGACCACCAAGTTTAATATTGTTAGATGATAAGCAAAAAGGTGAAATAAATGAATACTTAAAAACTCTAGATAAAGAAGAGCAGAGGATATCAGACATTAAAAATACTGGTTCATTTGAATTTGATAAGGAGCTACCTATTAGTTCACCTACTGATTATGTGGCCTATTATCCATTTGATAAAATAGAGTTCTATAAAAAAGAAATAAAACGTCGTCCACCACCTGATGATGAAGACGATAAAAAGAAGAAAGAAAAAAAGAAGAAAGAAAAAAAGGAACCTAAGAAAAAAATCTTTCAGGAAATCCAAATTTTAGATGGCAATAAGAAGGAAGAGGCAAACCTTAAGATAACATTAGAAGAAGGAAAATATGGCAAATCCTTATTTTTTAATGAGGAATATGATGTGGTGAGCCTTAGAAAAGTGGGAGAGTTCGACCATATGGATTCTTTTAGTGTGAGTGCTTGGATTTCTACAAACCAAGATTCTATTGGCTCTACGCAGACAATAATTGGAAACTCTGGTAATATTTTTCAATACCATAGGGGCTGGGATATGGTTTTAGATTCCACAAATCACCTTCGAGTTCGGATGATTCATAGGCTACCGGATGAGTTTATTTCTGTGACATCCCAAGAGGAAATTTCTCCCAATGATTGGAACCATGTCGGTTTTACCTATGACGGAAGTAAGTCTTCTAAAGGAATTTCATTATTTCTAAATGGGAAAAAATTATCTACAGTTACAAATTATGATAAGTTAAAAAGGTCTATTCTTCCCATTAATGATGAAATGAAACGTGATACTATTCCCTTATTAGTTGGTAAAAGCTTTAGACTTTGGACGGGGGACCTAGGAATGTTCTCTGGCAAAATTGATGAAATTAAAATTTATAAACGGCAGTTGTCCCAATGGGAGATGGGACTTCTCGGAGAAGCTAATTTAGATGCCAAGTCTGCCGACCTTTTGAAAGACCATTGGTTTATTTACAACCAACAGTTGGCTGCCGATCGTGAGAAATTGAGGGAAGTCAGGACAAAATTAACTCGGGTTTTGGATAGCGCAAATGAGCTGATGGTAATGAAAGAGTTAGATAAGCCCCGAAAAACTTATGTGTTAGATAAGGGTATTTATAACCAACCTTTAGAAGAGGTTAAACCAGGAGGAATTAGTAAAGTATTGCCTTATAATGAGGAACTACCTCAAAATAGATTGGGGCTTTCAAAATGGCTGTTGGATAAGAAAAATCCTGTTGTGCCTCGCGTAGCTATTAATAGGTATTGGCAAATGATTTTTGGTAAAGGTTTGGTGAAAACATCTGAAGATTTTGGAAGTCAAGGCGACCGTCCCACCCATCCAGAATTATTGGATTGGTTGGCAAAGGATTTTATGGAACATGATTGGGATATAAAATATGCTTTAAAACAAATGGTGATGTCTTATACCTATCAGCAATCTTCCAAAACTTCAAATCTTGATAGGGAAATAGATCCAGAAAATAAATTATTGGCAAGAAGCCCTTCTTATCGTTGGTCCGCGGAAATGATTAGAGACAATGCGCTTAAGGCAAGCGGCTTATTAGTGGAAAAAATAGGTGGGCCCAGTGTTAAACCATACCAACCAGAAGGTCTTTGGAAAGAAGTGATCCAAGCCTCAGGTGTTCTTAAAAAATATAAACAAGATACGGGGGATAATTTATATCGAAGAAGTTTGTACACCTTTTCTCGAAGGTTTGCACCAAATCCATTTATGATTAATTTCGATGCGACACCTCGAGAGATTTGTAATGTAAGAAGGAGTAATACCAATACCCCCTTACAGGCCCTTACTTTATTAAACGATCCTCAATTTGTGGAAGCATCACGAGTTTTATCTGAGAAGGTTCAAAATTCTTATCCTGATGATACCCAAAAGCAGATTGAATTGGCCTTTAGGCGAGCAACTTGTTTAACACCTACAGAGGATCAAATAGAAATACTCAATGAGCAGTATCAGCAATCAGTTAGCAAATTTGAGACAAATCCAAAATTGGCAGATTCCTTATTACAAGTAGGTGAGTTTCCCATCGATGAAAATCTACCCAAGACAAATACAGCGGCGTTAACGCTGGTTGTAAGTACCATATTTAATTATTCTGACACTTATTTGAAACGATAA
- a CDS encoding vanadium-dependent haloperoxidase encodes MKTNLKLLATVILFTIIASCEKEELELDSELLSSSQSQDLGKYNNGMIKSYNPGTVLKWNELLSANIDEKVSLPVEVKIYAMVTLAMHDALNNVVPKFETYALDNTMVDASDISKKNIQAIGDAAVSQAARDVMVSVFPSSLASADALLDNILSSIEDESTKAQGVEIGKAAAQALFQKRQNDIALVFQKYNAPNNDPGTYQANFPPFSFPTPNWPAGAVFAPDLGELEPFGIASNDQFLNEGPHAINSDAYTKDYNEIKSLGCLNCPERTTEQTLIGTFWTENPASSMNRLARTLIEEHDLNGWEAARLIAMVEMALIDSFIASFEEKNHFNFWAPITAIKAGDNDGNPDTVGDITWTAVRTTPPILEFPASTPYGVAAASEIFRLYFGSDEISLMATSFYTPGLERQLYSFTQITKENGESRLYNGHHFRRSIEIGEHHGIMLGKYIFENNLEDYR; translated from the coding sequence ATGAAAACAAACCTAAAATTATTAGCCACGGTGATTCTATTTACGATCATAGCCTCATGTGAAAAAGAAGAACTAGAACTTGATTCTGAGCTTCTATCTTCTTCACAATCACAAGATCTCGGAAAATATAACAATGGCATGATTAAATCCTATAATCCCGGAACGGTTCTTAAATGGAATGAATTGTTAAGTGCTAACATCGATGAAAAAGTGTCTTTACCTGTCGAAGTAAAAATTTATGCCATGGTAACCCTCGCCATGCACGATGCCCTTAATAATGTGGTACCGAAATTTGAAACCTACGCGCTAGATAATACAATGGTAGATGCCAGCGATATTTCTAAAAAAAATATTCAAGCAATTGGTGATGCCGCTGTCTCACAAGCCGCCAGAGATGTTATGGTAAGTGTATTTCCGTCATCTCTTGCCTCCGCAGATGCCTTGTTGGATAATATCTTATCTAGTATTGAAGACGAAAGCACCAAAGCCCAAGGTGTGGAAATCGGTAAAGCCGCTGCACAAGCATTGTTCCAAAAACGGCAAAACGACATTGCATTAGTATTTCAAAAGTATAATGCTCCTAACAATGACCCTGGAACTTATCAGGCAAACTTCCCACCTTTTAGTTTCCCCACCCCAAATTGGCCTGCCGGGGCTGTTTTTGCACCAGATTTAGGTGAGTTGGAGCCTTTTGGAATTGCCTCTAATGACCAATTTTTAAACGAAGGGCCTCATGCAATTAATTCAGACGCTTATACAAAAGACTACAACGAAATTAAATCTCTTGGATGTTTAAATTGCCCTGAACGTACCACTGAACAAACATTGATAGGGACATTTTGGACCGAAAACCCAGCAAGTTCAATGAACCGTCTAGCCAGAACCCTGATTGAAGAACATGATCTTAATGGTTGGGAAGCTGCCAGACTTATAGCTATGGTAGAGATGGCTTTAATCGATTCTTTCATAGCATCCTTTGAAGAGAAAAATCATTTTAACTTTTGGGCGCCAATTACGGCCATAAAAGCTGGAGATAATGATGGAAACCCAGATACTGTTGGGGATATTACATGGACCGCTGTAAGAACAACTCCACCAATTTTAGAGTTCCCAGCTTCAACGCCATATGGTGTTGCTGCAGCCTCAGAAATTTTTAGACTTTATTTCGGATCTGATGAAATTTCTTTAATGGCTACTTCCTTCTATACTCCAGGATTAGAACGGCAATTATACAGTTTCACCCAAATAACCAAAGAAAATGGTGAATCAAGATTATATAATGGTCACCACTTTAGGCGTTCCATTGAAATTGGGGAACATCATGGCATAATGCTAGGAAAATACATTTTTGAAAATAATTTGGAGGATTACAGATAA
- a CDS encoding vanadium-dependent haloperoxidase: protein MKPYFKIFGALILPILLFNSCEQEDLDTSPSELLITDENSLRKYNNGMIKSYDSQTIVEWNELLGAAVDEKLPQPLSAKIYAMVTIAMHDALNNVVPKYHTYALDNTAVDASFVSKKNIQAMADAAVSQAARDVMVFLFPPSQPGADEKLNQVLSTISDEDSKQLGISIGKDAASAILIKRQGDFPLEFETFTGNTDPGDYQANFMPWMIANPPRWPANAVYAYNLGDLTPFGIDSGDQFRDEDLYPLNSQNYIDDYNEVKLLGCTTCTDRTAEQTEIGFFWIENTTSMMNRIARTLIVEKELNGWEAARLIALIEMSQIDAYIASFEGKKFFNFWRPITAVRAGDFDGVDATIGDVNWTPIATTPPTPEYPSTHSYCGGAAAAVFQSFFDTDETDLIATSPYHVPGTERHITSFSQISKENAESRIYVGYHFRHAIIVGQRQGKELGKYVFENNLGEIK from the coding sequence ATGAAACCTTATTTTAAAATTTTTGGAGCCCTGATACTTCCTATCCTACTTTTTAATTCATGTGAACAAGAGGATTTAGACACTTCTCCGTCTGAACTCCTAATTACAGATGAAAATTCCCTTAGAAAATACAACAACGGGATGATCAAATCTTACGACAGTCAAACCATCGTAGAGTGGAATGAATTACTTGGTGCTGCTGTAGACGAAAAACTACCTCAACCACTTTCTGCCAAAATTTACGCCATGGTTACCATCGCTATGCATGATGCCCTTAATAACGTGGTTCCAAAATACCACACTTATGCTTTAGATAATACAGCCGTTGATGCTAGTTTCGTTAGCAAAAAAAATATACAAGCAATGGCAGATGCAGCAGTTTCACAGGCCGCTAGAGATGTTATGGTATTTTTATTTCCACCCTCGCAACCGGGAGCAGATGAAAAATTAAACCAAGTGCTTTCAACCATTTCAGATGAAGATTCCAAGCAACTAGGTATCTCCATTGGCAAAGATGCAGCCTCAGCTATCCTGATTAAAAGACAGGGGGATTTTCCTTTAGAATTTGAAACATTTACAGGGAACACGGATCCTGGAGATTACCAAGCTAATTTTATGCCCTGGATGATTGCCAATCCTCCAAGGTGGCCTGCAAATGCAGTATATGCATATAATCTTGGCGATCTTACCCCATTTGGGATAGATTCTGGGGACCAATTTAGAGATGAGGATTTATATCCGCTCAATTCCCAGAATTACATTGATGATTATAATGAAGTTAAATTATTAGGATGTACAACCTGTACTGACAGAACGGCCGAACAGACAGAAATTGGTTTCTTTTGGATCGAGAATACTACAAGTATGATGAATAGGATTGCAAGAACCTTAATTGTGGAAAAAGAGCTGAATGGTTGGGAGGCTGCGAGATTAATTGCCCTAATAGAAATGTCTCAGATTGATGCATATATTGCCTCCTTTGAAGGGAAAAAATTCTTTAATTTCTGGCGACCCATCACAGCCGTACGAGCAGGAGATTTTGATGGAGTTGATGCAACTATTGGCGATGTTAATTGGACACCAATTGCCACCACACCCCCTACCCCAGAATACCCATCTACCCATTCCTATTGTGGTGGAGCAGCCGCCGCCGTATTCCAATCATTTTTCGACACGGATGAAACAGATTTAATTGCGACGAGCCCTTACCATGTTCCTGGCACGGAACGACACATAACAAGTTTCTCCCAGATTTCAAAAGAAAATGCGGAATCTAGAATATACGTTGGCTACCATTTTAGACATGCCATAATTGTTGGCCAGCGACAAGGAAAAGAATTAGGCAAATATGTATTTGAGAATAATTTAGGGGAGATCAAATAA